One Amblyomma americanum isolate KBUSLIRL-KWMA chromosome 8, ASM5285725v1, whole genome shotgun sequence DNA window includes the following coding sequences:
- the LOC144102581 gene encoding uncharacterized protein LOC144102581, translated as MASESPVDMEELAAAQRNDLELQRLRSSPTSLSFAECPLPLSSQFITCIRSALKADLGSFSAELVYGVPLRLPGGFFSSSSPPLIHDASTYIRDLRNTFRHITPVIPAARHPQSVFIGQDLASYADAFIRLDDIRPPITPAYDGLFRVLHRAQKTFTLDVNGREDVAKSAYIDTPLPVVPTLALASTAPPLYGTT; from the exons ATGGCGTCCGAATCGccagtggacatggaggagctagcggctgcacagcgcaatgACCTAGAGCTGCAACGTCTTCGCTCCTCACCCACGTCCCTCTCCTTCGCCGAGTGTCCACTGCCGCtttcctcccagttcattacgT gcattcgctcggcactgaaggctgatCTCGGCAGCTtttctgctgagctagtctacggcGTTCCCCTGCGTCTCCCTGGGGGATTCTTCTCATCTTCTTCCCCTCCgttaatccatgacgcttccacctacatccgagACCTGCGCAACACATTTCGGCACATTACCCCTGTCATCCCTGCCGCCCGTCATCCTCAGTCCGTGTTCATCGGCCAAGACCTGGCCTCCTACGCCGATGCTTTCATCCGCCTTGACGACATCCGTCCGCCCATCACGCCCGCCTACGATGGACTGTTTCGTGTCCTCCATCGGGCGCAGAAGACGTTCACGTTAGATgtcaacggccgtgaagacgtcgcGAAATCGGCCTACATTGACACTCCTCTGCCCGTCGTCCCTACACTCGCTCTCGCTTCAACTGCGCCGCCATT gTACGGCACCACTTGA